Proteins from a genomic interval of Cryptococcus neoformans var. grubii H99 chromosome 8, complete sequence:
- a CDS encoding small subunit ribosomal protein S21 — protein MSFLFRSTLRASTSRLPAGLPISTSRPLAFLPLPLSRLNSSLSTPPFSSATKPSSPPQNPINPKFAELTSSLSIPISSTSKPHAAAAAADPTSEDWWMTLSKKSHYNTFSSTKSFHPTKYFSGRSIELNRGTDFLVAYKRMQGVMRMGNMKKEAKLNEFHEKPSVRRRRLRSERHRRRFKEMVRSKVQQALAMRSRA, from the exons AtgtctttcctcttcaggAGCACCTTGAGGGCATCCACCTCCAGACTTCCCGCCGGCCTGCCCATTTCTACCTCCCGCCCCCTCgctttccttccccttccgcTTTCACGCCTCAACTCCTCCCTCTCAACTCCTCCATTTTCATCCGCTACCAAaccatcatcacctcctCAAAATCCAATAAACCCCAAATTTGCGGAGCTCACCTCCAGtctctccatccccatctcttccacttccaaaCCCCATGCGGCTGCTGCAGCCGCAGACCCTACATCCGAAGATTGGTGGATGACTCTTTCTAAAAAGTCTCATTACAATACTTTCTCGTCGACCAAGAGTTTCCACCCTACAAAATACTTTTCCGGAAGATCGATTGAGTTGAACAGGGGTACAGACTTTTTGGTGGCATACAAGAGGATGCAAGgagtgatgaggatggggaacatgaagaaggaagccaAGCTGAACGAGTTCCATGAGAAGCCTAgtgtgagaagaaggagattgaggagtGAGAGGCATAGGAGGAGGTTCAAGGAGATG GTGAGGTCCAAGGTTCAACAAGCGTTGGCTATGAGGAGCAGGGCGTAG
- a CDS encoding phosphatidylinositol glycan, class T, translating to MLLSSLKLLLFTPVFAAAGPSSNSFHESLTLHPLPDGKLSVLFEFTTYFTQAKSISSIPQYHHYITPPSLLLPLQTNNISELSISFVSGRWDQRRSSQSGPLHYLSGGGGGEVRGWVRNGNEGGSEEERWGAVTHALGGLFCAGLGPKQAGENVKTFGRIYPPHRGDPDGLTHFLLSHPHHNLCTENLTPFLFLLPSKGLSGLSVLLAQPGIIFSWGFQSEGIEVIMPDDDHPEGKWTGWWEGVVDLMPPGAGVKGVKRETGLEKLFERRLPPSCPETESSVIRLILPENEKVNVEPQGRVMGEWRDGKWRQIMEWDAKDREMVEKDLKVWWDEERFEYPRTIDPPAVSVAKTVIDSQASDATFQIKISNHENITREAIYSEIWPWWVKGWMSEMAVWVEDEGPRADLLKSISYNPSNPPDIPPTTVHLSIQIPPRSTLVLIIPFTKLTLKYTDHRPDAERGQEIPAGVLTFLDLVGECGASGPESESEPEPEPEAPPSPRASLHANALRSNRARIYTPRILLDIPTPDFSMPYNVIIMSSTVMAVFFGLMHGGLTRRWGWIEVPEEPQEPQEGVRVGEKKE from the exons ATGCTGCTGTCATCACTTAAGCTTCTTTTGTTCACACCGGTCTTTGCAGCTGCTGGGCCCAGCTCAAACTCGTTCCACGAGTCTCTGACTCTTCACCCTTTGCCCGATGGCAAGCTATCCGTGCTATTTGAGTTCACCACTTACTTCACACAGGCAAAGTCTATTTCCTCGATTC CTCAATACCACCACTACATCACCCCTCCAtcgctcctcctccctttgCAAACTAACAACATCTCCGAGCTATCCATATCCTTCGTCTCTGGACGCTGGGATCAACGTCGTTCATCTCAATCTGGACCACTGCATTATTTATCTGGCGGAGGCGGTGGCGAGGTGAGAGGATGGGTGAGAAATGGGAACGAGGGCggaagcgaggaggagaggtgggGGGCGGTGACCCATGCGCTTGGGGGTTTGTTCTGTGCCGGGTTAGGGCCAAAACAAGCGGGCGAAAATGTCAAGACTTTTGGGAGGATATACCCTCCTCATCGAGGTGATCCGGACG GCTTGACCCATTTTCTCCTCTCGCACCCACACCACAATCTCTGTACAGAAAACCTCACCCcgttcctcttccttcttccttcaaaaGGTCTTTCAGGCCTCTCGGTCCTCCTCGCCCAACCAGGCATAATCTTCTCCTGGGGTTTTCAATCCGAAGGGATCGAAGTCATTATGCCAGATGACGATCACCCAGAAGGCAAGTGGACAGGCTGGTGGGAAGGTGTGGTCGACTTGATGCCCCCCGGAGCTGGTGTTAAAGGTGTCAAACGGGAAACGGGGCTGGAAAAATTATTCGAGAGGCGTTTACCGCCCTCGTGTCCAGAGACGGAGAGTTCGGTGATCAGGTTGATCCTGCCAGAAAATGAAAAAGTCAATGTCGAGCCGCAAGGCCGGGTTATGGGAGAATGGAGGGATGGAAAATGGAGGCAAATCATGGAATGGGACGCAAAGGATAGGGAAATGGTAGAGAAAGATCTAAAGGTCTggtgggatgaagagaggtTTGAATATC CTCGTACGATTGATCCGCCCGCGGTTTCTGTTGCGAAGACGGTCATTGACTCTCAAGCATCAGACGCGACTTTTCAAATCAAGATATCCAATCATGAAAACATTACGCGGGAAGCGATCTACAGTGAGATCTGGCCGTGGTGGGTTAAAGGCTGGATGAGCGAGATGGCCGTTTGGGTAGAAGACGAGGGTCCGAGGG CCGATCTGCTCAAAAGCATCTCATACAACCCCTCCAACCCACCTGACATCCCACCAACCACCGTCCATCTCTCAATCCAGATCCCGCCTAGATCAACGCTTGTTCTCATTATCCCATTCACAAAACTTACTCTCAAATACACCGATCATCGTCCAGACGCGGAGAGGGGTCAGGAGATCCCGGCAGGTGTGTTGACATTTCTCGACCTCGTAGGTGAATGCGGCGCATCTGGACCAGAATCAGAATCAGAACCCGAACCCGAACCTGAAGCCCCTCCATCACCAAGGGCATCCCTCCACGCCAACGCGCTCCGCTCAAACAGAGCAAGAATCTACACACCACGCATCTTACTTGATATTCCCACTCCAGACTTTTCGATGCCTTATAACGTGATTATCATGAGTTCGACGGTAATGGCGGTGTTTTTTGGGTTGATGCATGGTGGTctgacgaggaggtggggATGGATTGAAGTGCCGGAAGAGCCCCAAGAGCCCCAAGAGGGAGTGAGAGtgggggaaaagaaggaataG